The following DNA comes from Acidobacteriota bacterium.
AGGGATTTGAACCCCCGACCGGCTGATTACAAATCAGCTGCTCTACCGGACTGAGCTACGCCAGCCAGACAAAACAGGGATATTAGCACGGAGTGTGCCAGCCTACCAAGCCCCGAGGCGTACTGCCCGCGACGACGAGGGGCCGGGCCGTCCGCCATTTACTATACGACCTCACGGGACGGTCCCACCACAGGAACGTCAACGACGAAGACGCCGGCGCTGGCGCACGGCCTCGAACAGCGCGACACCGGCAGCCACCGACACGTTCAGGCTCGAGACGCTGCCGGCCATCGGAATCGACACCAGCCGATCGCAACGCTCCTTCACGAGCCGTCTCAGCCCTGTGCCTTCCGCGCCGAGCACGAAGGCGGTCGGCAGCGTGTAATCGACCTCGTCGTAGCGATCGGTGGCAGATCCATCCAGGCCGATCGTCCAGACGTTCAGCGCCTTCAGCTCCTCGACCGCGCGGGCGATGTTCACCACGGTCGCGATCCGCACGTGATTGACGGCGCCGGCCGACGCCTTCGCCGTCGCCCCGTCGAGCGGCGCGGCATGCCGGGCCTGGCGAATCACGCCGTCAGCGCCCGCGCCGTCGACCGCGCGCAGAATCGCGCCGACGTTCTGCGGATCCTCCACGCCGTCGAGCACGACGAGCAACGGCGGCCCGCCCGCGCCGGTCACCAGCTCCTCGAGCGTGTAGGCCGCCAGCGGCTGGACGTCGGCGACGACCCCCTGGTGCACGCCGCCGTGCGTCATCGACTCCAGGCCTCGACGATCGATCGTCTCCACCGGGATCCGCAGCTCGCGCGCGCGCGCGACCAGGGCGTCCACGCGCGGACCGGCGCCGCGCTCGTGCATCAGCCGAGACACGCGCCGCGCCTGCAACGCCTCGCTCACCGCGTTGACGCCGTAGACGATCACCGGTGGTCCTCGCGCCCAGCGACGACCGCGCGCAGCCGATCGACGACCGCGCGCGCGCGCGCATGGCACGGAACAACCGGCACTCGCGTGTCGCCAGCCGGCAGCGACGCCGCCCGATCGATCGCAGGCACGATCAGGTCGAGCTCAGGACCGGACTCGGCGCCCGTGAGCATCACGCGCATCGGATGGAACAGCTCACGGCCCTTCAGCCCGGTCTCCTGACGGACCCTCCCGGCGAGGCCGCGAAACGCGTCGCGATCGAGCAGCAGGCCGCACGCCTCGGCGTGCGTTGCGAACGCCGCCATCGCGTGCAGCACGCGATCGGCCGCCGGCTCGGCGGCGACGAGCGCGGCGGCGGTCTCCGCGTCCCAGCGAAACACGGCCTCGACGCGATCCGGAATCTCCTCGAGCCGATCGACCGAGCCCACCGCGATCGGCAGGATCGACTGCACGTACTCACGCGCGGTCCGCGTCTCCCTCAGCAGCCCGGCCGCGACGAAGTCCGGCAGCGCCAGGCCGGCGAGCCGCGCCGGCGACGCCTCCTTCATGTAGTGCCGGTTCATCCACGCGAGCTTCGCGATGTCGAACACGGCCGCACTGTGGCTGACGGCGCTCACGTCGAAGCGCCGGGTCAGTTCGCGCGCGCCGACGATCTCCTCACCCTCGCCTGGCGACCAGCCGAGCAGCGCCAAGTAGTTGACGAGCGCCTCCGGCAGGTAGCCGCGCGCGCGGAACTCCGCGACGCTCGTGGCGCCGTGGCGCTTCGACAACGGCGCGTGATCGGGCCCCAGGACGAGCGGCACGTGCGCGAACACGGGCGGCTGGTGTTCGAGCGCCTCGTACAGCAGCAATTGCCGCGGCGTGTTCGAGATGTGATCCTCGCCGCGGATGACGTGCGTGATCTCCATCGCGGCATCGTCGATCACGACCGCGAAGTTGTACGCAGGAAACCCGTTCGATCGGATCAAGACCGGGTCTCCGATGACCTCCGACTGGAACGTCACCGGACCTCGCACGACGTCGTCGAACGTGACGGCGCGGCCGGCTGGAACGAGGAACCGTATGGCGGCTGGCTCGCCGGCGGTGACACGAACCTCGGCCTCGACGGGATCGATCGCGCGGCACCGCCCGGCGTACTTCGGCGGGCGCCCGTCGGCCAGCGCCGCCTGCCGATCGGCCTCGAGCTGCTCGGACGAACAGAAGCAGCGGTAGGCCAAGCCTCGAGCCATCAAACCACGCGCAGCCGTCTCGTACAGCTCCTGCCGTTCGGATTGCCGATACGGGCCGACCGGTCCGCCGATGTCGGGGCCTTCGTCCCAGTCGAGGCCGAGCCAGCGAAGATCGTCGAGGATGGCCGCCTCGGACGCGTGCGTCGAGCGCTCGACGTCGGTGTCCTCGACGCGAAGCACGAAAACCCCGCCCCATCGCCGGGCGACGAGCCAGTTGAAGAGCGCCGTGCGGGCATTGCCGACGTGCAACTGGCCGGTCGGGCTCGGCGCGAAGCGCAACCGCGGCGTCACGACGGTTCTCCGGGCAGGATGACGGCGACCGCGTGCGCCGCGATCGCCTCACCGCGGCCGACCGCGTCCACACCCTCGTTGGTCTTCGCCTTGAGACCGATGGCGCCGATCGGCACGCCGAGCGTCCCGGCCAGCCGCACGCGGATCTCGTCAGCGTGCGGGGCCAGCTTCGGGCGCTCCAGAATGACGGTCACATCCACGCTCGCGGGCACCCAGCCTGCCTCGGCGACGATCTCGACGGCGCGCCGCAGCAGGTCGAGGCCCGCGGCGTCCTTCCATCGCGGATCCGTGTTCGGGAAGTGGCGGCCGACGTCGCCTGTTCCCGCCGCGCCGCACAGCGCATCGACGAGCGCGTGACAGACGACGTCGCCGTCCGAGTGGGCGATGGGGCCGCACGCGGCCGAGAGCTCCACGCCGGCGATGACGAGCCGGCGGCCCTCGGCGAGCCGGTGCAGGTCGTAACCGATTCCGACGCGCGGGACGCCTCGCGCCGCTCGCCGTGCCGTCTCCAGATCCTGCGCCGTCGTGATCTTCACGTTTCGCTCGTCCCCGTGGACCATCGTGACCGTCTCGCCCAACTGCTCGGCGATCGTCGCTTCGTCGGTGACCGCGCGATCGCCCACCTCGCGCATCGCACGCTCGAGGACGCCGCGCCGGAAGCCCTGCGGCGTCTGCACCAGCCACAGTTCTTCCCTCGGCAGCGTCTCGGCCACGGTCTCGGTCCCGGGCCGCACGCGCTTCACCGTGTCGCGCGCCGGCACACCGGGCACGGCCGCTCCGGTCGCCGCCACGCCCGCGATCACGCGGTCGATCACGCCGGCGTCGACGAACGGCCGCGCCGCGTCGTGGACGAGGACCACGTCGACGTCGGGCGGCAGCGCCGCCAGCCCGAAACGAACCGAGTCCTGTCGCCGAGGTCCGCCCGCCGCGAAGGAACAGGATCGCCGCGTCTGGCCCACGAGCGCTGGGCCGCGGCCGACCAGTTCGGCGGGAAGGACGACGGTCAGCGCATCGATGGCCGGATGCCGATCGAACGCCGACACGCTGCGCTGCAGCATCGTCCGCCCGCCGATGTCCAGCAACTGTTTCGGAACGGCGCCCCCGAGCCGCTCGCCGCGGCCGGCCGCGACGACGATGACGCCGACGGCCACGGTTATCCGTGCGCCGCGGGGCGACGATGACGGCCGCTGTCCTGCTCGGCCCGTTCGGACTTGGGCCCGGCCTCCGCCGGACCGGCCTCCGCGTGCCGGCCGAAGATCATCCGGCCCGCGGTCGTCTGCAACACGCTCGTGACGACGATGTCGACGCTGCGGCCGATGCGCGGCCGCGCGTTGTCGACCACCACCATCGTCCCGTCGTCGAGGTATCCAACCCCCTGGTTGTACTCCTTGCCTTCCTTGAGGATGAAGACGTTCATCGCTTCGCCCGGCAGCACGACGGGCTTGAGCGAGTTGCTCAGCTCGTTGATGTTCAGGACTTCGACGCCGCGCAGTTGCGCCACCTTGTTCAAGTTGAAGTCGTTCGTGACGATGCGGCCGAGCATCGTCCGCGCCAGCTCGATGAGCTTGAGATCGACTTCCTTGATCTGCGGGAAGTCGATGTCCGAGATCACGACCTCGACGCCGGAGATCTTCTGGATGCGGTGGAGGATGTCGAGCCCACGCCGGCCACGGTTGCGCTTGAGCGAGTCTGGCGAGTCGGCCACGTACTGCAGCTCGTTGAGGACGAACTGCGGCACGACGAGCGTGCCGTCCAGAAAGCCGGTCTCGACGATGTCGGCGACGCGCCCGTCGATGATGACGCTCGTATCGAGAATCTTGTAGCGCTTCTGCGGACGCGCGTCCCGGAACAGAGAGAGGAACTTCGCGGGCTCGAGCCATTCGCCGCGGCGCGCGCCGAGCACCGCGCCGAGGTACGGCAGCACGAGGATCGTGAGCCCGTGCATGAACTGGACTTTCGCATTCTCGGTGTTGGTCCAGAAGAGCGCGGATCCGATCGCCCGGGCGATCATCAGTCCGACGGCGAAACCGATGAGCCCGCCGAGCAGGCTCGTCACCGCCGCATCGCGCAGCCTCATCTCGGCGACGATGATCGCGCTCGCCAGGCCGATGCCCAGGATGACGCTCCCCCAGGCCGGCTCGACTGGTCGAATGAGGAGCGCCGCGTACACGACGGAAGCGGCAAAGACGCCCCGGGCGAGGGTGTAGCCGTTCATCGGGACATTGTATGTCGGCCTTCCAAGAGCTCGTCGAGCGCCTCGCCGATCGTCCGCACGCCGACGACCGACAGCCCCGGCGTGCTGTCGGCACCGGCGGCGTTGGCCTCCGGCACGACGGAACGGGTGAACCCGAGCTGTGCCGCTTCGCGCAGCCGCAGTGCGGCGTGCGACGTCGCCCGCACTTCGCCGGCGAGCCCCACCTCGCCGAACACGACCACGTCCGAGGCGATGGGCCGGTTCAACAGGCTCGACGCGACCGCAGCCATGACGGCGAGATCGGCCGCCGGCTCGCTGACGGTCAGCCCGCCAGCGACGTTCGCGAACACGTCGTCGGTGGCCAGATTGAGCCCGGCGCGCTTGTCGAGCACGGCCAGCAGCAGCGCAAGGCGACTGGGATCCAATCCGGTGGTCGTCCGCCGCGCGTTGCCGAAGGTCGAGGTGCTGACGAGCGCCTGCACCTCCACCAGGATCGGCCGCGAACCTTCCATCGCGGAGAGGACGACGGAGCCCGGCACGCCGACGGGACGCTCCGCGAGAAACAGCGCGGAGGGATTCGGCACCGGCATGAGACCGGTCGCGGTCATCTCGAAGACGCCGAGCTCGCTGACGGCGCCGAACCGGTTCTTGACGGCTCGAATGACGCGATGGGTGTGATGCTGCTGGCCCTCGAAATACAGGACCGTGTCCACCACGTGTTCGAGGACCTTCGGTCCCGCGAGGCTGCCGTCTTTCGTCACGTGCCCGACGAGCACGGTCGGCAGGTTGCGGCCCTTGGCGATGAACAGCAGATCGGTCGCGGCCTGGCGCACCTGCCCGACGCTGCCGGGCGTCGACGGCAGCTTCTGCGAGAACACGGTCTGAATCGAGTCGACGACGAGCAGCGACGGCTTCAGACGATCCACGGCGTCGAGCAGCCGCTCGACGCAGGTTTCCGCCAGCAGGTACAGCGGCGCCGGTCCGATCGACAACCGGTCGCCGCGCAGCTTGATCTGGTGCTCGGACTCCTCGCCGGAGCAGTACAACACCGGCCCCTTCGTCCGCGCGAAGTGCGCCGCCGCCTGCAGGAGCAGCGTCGACTTGCCGATGCCCGGTTCGCCGCCAAGGAGCACGAGCGAGCCCGGCACGAGGCCGCCGCCGAGCACCCGATCGAACTCACTGATGCCGGTGCCGAGCCGGACCGACACCGGAGCGTCGACCTCGGCGTACAGCCGCGCGCCCTGCCCGCCGAGCGCCGGCGCCGCGCCGCGCGACGCCGGCTCAACGGCGGCCAGCTCTTCGACGAACGTGTTCCAACCGCCGCACTCCGGACAGCGGCCGAGCCACTTCTGCGACGTGGCGCCGCACGACTGACAGGCGTAGAGCGTCTTAGGAGGCTTCATCGGTCGCCTGATACCGGCGTTCGATTCTCGCACCCAGCCGGCAGACGATCTCCCACGGAATCGTTCCGATCCACGCCGCCGTTTCCCGCACCGTGATCTCGTCGTCGCCCTGACGTCCGATCAGCACGACCTCGTCGCCAGGCTCGACGTCGATCCCCGTGGCGTCCACCATGATCATGTCCATGCAGACCGAGCCGACGATGGGCAGCCGGCGGCCGCGAACGAGCACGACGCCGCGACCCGACAGCCGCGTGTCGAGCCCGTCGGCGTAGCCGGCCGGCACGATCGCGAGCGTGCGAGGGCCGTCGGCGCGCCAGCGCAGCCCGTAGCCGGTGCCCTCGCCGTCGCGCACGCCCTTGACCGCCACGATACGGCTGGTGAGTGACAGGGCAGGTCGCAGGTCCAGCCCGCTCGCCAGCGGCGGCGGCACGACGCCGTACAGCAGCAGGCCCGGCCGGACCGCGTCGTACCAGACGCGCGAATCGCGCAGCAGCGCGGCCGAGTTGGCGGCGTGCCGGCGCACGCCGCGCAGCCCCAGCGCGCCGAGCGCCGCCAGCGCGCGTTCGAACGTCGCGCGCTGCTCGGCGAAGAAGGGCGACTCCGGCACGTCGGCGGTGGCGAAGTGCGTGTAGACGGCATCGATCCGCAAATGGCGGCTCGCCAGCAGCTCGGGCATCGTCCGCCGCAGGTTGTCGTGGCGGAAGCCGAGCCGATTCATGCCCGTGTCGATCTTCAGATGACACCCGAGCACGACGTCGCGGCGCGCGGCCGCCCGATCGAGCGCGCGGACGGCGGCCGGCGTCGACACGGTCGGCGTCAGGCCGTAGTCGAACAGACCGGATGTGTCGCTGACGCTCAGCGCACCGAAGACGAGGATCGGCACCGTGACGCCCGACTGGCGCAGCAGGATGCCCTCCTCGATGTCGGCGCACGCGAGCATGGCGGCCCCGGCCTGCTCGAGCGCGCGGGCGACCTCAGGCGCGCCGTGTCCGTACGCGTTCGCCTTGACGACGGCGATGAGCGAGGGCGCCGGCGCACGCTCGCCCCCGCCCTCGCGCGCCAGCAGATCGAGCACGGCGCGCACGTTCGCGCGCAACGCCGCCAGATCCACGGTCGCGAGCGTCGGCCGGATCACGGATTGCCGTCGGAACCGCCGTACGCGAGGTTCTCGAACCGCGTGTGCTGTTTGAGAAAGGCGAGCCTGACCGCGCCGGTGGGCCCGTTGCGCTGCTTGCCGATGATGATCTCCGCCGTGTTCTCGTGCGGCGGCGGCCCGCCGCCCTCGACCGGATACATGTCTTCGCGGAAGATGAACAGCACGACGTCGGCATCCTGCTCGAGAGCGCCGGATTCACGCAGGTCCGAGAGCTGCGGCCGATGGTCGCCGCGCGTCTCGGTCGCGCGGCTCAACTGGCTCAGCGCGAGAATCGGTATGTGCAGCTCCTTCGCGAGAATCTTCAGCGACCGCGAGATCGACGCGAGCTCCTGCTGCCGGTTGTCGAATCGTCCCCGGCCCTGCATGAGCTGCAGGTAGTCGACGACGAGCATGTCCAGCCCGTGCTGGAGCTTCAAGCGCCGCGCCTTCGCCCGCATCTCGAGAATCCCCACCGCGGGCGAGTCGTCGATGAACACCTTCGCCTCGAGCAGCCGGCTGGTGGCAGCGGCGAGCCGGCCATAGTCGGGCTCGCCCAGATAGCCGCCGCGGAACCGGTGCGCGTCGATGCGGGCCTCCGACGTGAGCATCCGCAGGAACAACTGCTCCTTCGACATCTCGAGGCTGAAGATGCCGACCACCTTGCCGGCCTCGATCCCGCAGTGCAGCGCGATGTTGAGCACGAAGCTCGTCTTGCCCATGCCGGGCCGGGCGGCGACGATGACGAGGTCCGACGGCTGGAAGCCCGACGTCATCTCGTCCAGGTCGGTGAAGCCGGAGGGCACGCCCGTGACGAGCCCGCGGTGCTCCTGCAGCTTCTCGATCATCTGATAGCTGCCGGCGACCAGGTCGCTCAGCGGCACGAAGCCGGAGCGCATGCGATGGTCCGCGATCTCGAAGATCGTCCGCTCCGCGTCGTCGAGGAGCGTATCGGCGTCCTCCTCCGCGTCGTACGCCCGGCCGAGCACGTCGTTCGCCGACTGGATGAGCTGCCGGAGCGTGGACTTCTCCTTGACGATGCGCGCGTAGTACTCGACGTTCGCCGATCGCGGCACGCCGTCGGTCAGCGCCGACAGGTACGCCGGCCCGCCGACCTCGTCGAGATCGCCGGCCCGCGACAGCTCGTCCTTCAGCGTGACCAGATCGATCG
Coding sequences within:
- the rlmB gene encoding 23S rRNA (guanosine(2251)-2'-O)-methyltransferase RlmB, yielding MIVYGVNAVSEALQARRVSRLMHERGAGPRVDALVARARELRIPVETIDRRGLESMTHGGVHQGVVADVQPLAAYTLEELVTGAGGPPLLVVLDGVEDPQNVGAILRAVDGAGADGVIRQARHAAPLDGATAKASAGAVNHVRIATVVNIARAVEELKALNVWTIGLDGSATDRYDEVDYTLPTAFVLGAEGTGLRRLVKERCDRLVSIPMAGSVSSLNVSVAAGVALFEAVRQRRRLRR
- a CDS encoding glutamate--tRNA ligase, translating into MRFAPSPTGQLHVGNARTALFNWLVARRWGGVFVLRVEDTDVERSTHASEAAILDDLRWLGLDWDEGPDIGGPVGPYRQSERQELYETAARGLMARGLAYRCFCSSEQLEADRQAALADGRPPKYAGRCRAIDPVEAEVRVTAGEPAAIRFLVPAGRAVTFDDVVRGPVTFQSEVIGDPVLIRSNGFPAYNFAVVIDDAAMEITHVIRGEDHISNTPRQLLLYEALEHQPPVFAHVPLVLGPDHAPLSKRHGATSVAEFRARGYLPEALVNYLALLGWSPGEGEEIVGARELTRRFDVSAVSHSAAVFDIAKLAWMNRHYMKEASPARLAGLALPDFVAAGLLRETRTAREYVQSILPIAVGSVDRLEEIPDRVEAVFRWDAETAAALVAAEPAADRVLHAMAAFATHAEACGLLLDRDAFRGLAGRVRQETGLKGRELFHPMRVMLTGAESGPELDLIVPAIDRAASLPAGDTRVPVVPCHARARAVVDRLRAVVAGREDHR
- the ispD gene encoding 2-C-methyl-D-erythritol 4-phosphate cytidylyltransferase, whose amino-acid sequence is MAVGVIVVAAGRGERLGGAVPKQLLDIGGRTMLQRSVSAFDRHPAIDALTVVLPAELVGRGPALVGQTRRSCSFAAGGPRRQDSVRFGLAALPPDVDVVLVHDAARPFVDAGVIDRVIAGVAATGAAVPGVPARDTVKRVRPGTETVAETLPREELWLVQTPQGFRRGVLERAMREVGDRAVTDEATIAEQLGETVTMVHGDERNVKITTAQDLETARRAARGVPRVGIGYDLHRLAEGRRLVIAGVELSAACGPIAHSDGDVVCHALVDALCGAAGTGDVGRHFPNTDPRWKDAAGLDLLRRAVEIVAEAGWVPASVDVTVILERPKLAPHADEIRVRLAGTLGVPIGAIGLKAKTNEGVDAVGRGEAIAAHAVAVILPGEPS
- a CDS encoding TRAM domain-containing protein, yielding MNGYTLARGVFAASVVYAALLIRPVEPAWGSVILGIGLASAIIVAEMRLRDAAVTSLLGGLIGFAVGLMIARAIGSALFWTNTENAKVQFMHGLTILVLPYLGAVLGARRGEWLEPAKFLSLFRDARPQKRYKILDTSVIIDGRVADIVETGFLDGTLVVPQFVLNELQYVADSPDSLKRNRGRRGLDILHRIQKISGVEVVISDIDFPQIKEVDLKLIELARTMLGRIVTNDFNLNKVAQLRGVEVLNINELSNSLKPVVLPGEAMNVFILKEGKEYNQGVGYLDDGTMVVVDNARPRIGRSVDIVVTSVLQTTAGRMIFGRHAEAGPAEAGPKSERAEQDSGRHRRPAAHG
- the radA gene encoding DNA repair protein RadA; the protein is MKPPKTLYACQSCGATSQKWLGRCPECGGWNTFVEELAAVEPASRGAAPALGGQGARLYAEVDAPVSVRLGTGISEFDRVLGGGLVPGSLVLLGGEPGIGKSTLLLQAAAHFARTKGPVLYCSGEESEHQIKLRGDRLSIGPAPLYLLAETCVERLLDAVDRLKPSLLVVDSIQTVFSQKLPSTPGSVGQVRQAATDLLFIAKGRNLPTVLVGHVTKDGSLAGPKVLEHVVDTVLYFEGQQHHTHRVIRAVKNRFGAVSELGVFEMTATGLMPVPNPSALFLAERPVGVPGSVVLSAMEGSRPILVEVQALVSTSTFGNARRTTTGLDPSRLALLLAVLDKRAGLNLATDDVFANVAGGLTVSEPAADLAVMAAVASSLLNRPIASDVVVFGEVGLAGEVRATSHAALRLREAAQLGFTRSVVPEANAAGADSTPGLSVVGVRTIGEALDELLEGRHTMSR
- the alr gene encoding alanine racemase, which gives rise to MIRPTLATVDLAALRANVRAVLDLLAREGGGERAPAPSLIAVVKANAYGHGAPEVARALEQAGAAMLACADIEEGILLRQSGVTVPILVFGALSVSDTSGLFDYGLTPTVSTPAAVRALDRAAARRDVVLGCHLKIDTGMNRLGFRHDNLRRTMPELLASRHLRIDAVYTHFATADVPESPFFAEQRATFERALAALGALGLRGVRRHAANSAALLRDSRVWYDAVRPGLLLYGVVPPPLASGLDLRPALSLTSRIVAVKGVRDGEGTGYGLRWRADGPRTLAIVPAGYADGLDTRLSGRGVVLVRGRRLPIVGSVCMDMIMVDATGIDVEPGDEVVLIGRQGDDEITVRETAAWIGTIPWEIVCRLGARIERRYQATDEAS
- the dnaB gene encoding replicative DNA helicase gives rise to the protein MDRTLPHNLEAEKCVLGAILINNQTFNQAAEVIDSHDFFRDAHRRIFEKMVVLTERSEPIDLVTLKDELSRAGDLDEVGGPAYLSALTDGVPRSANVEYYARIVKEKSTLRQLIQSANDVLGRAYDAEEDADTLLDDAERTIFEIADHRMRSGFVPLSDLVAGSYQMIEKLQEHRGLVTGVPSGFTDLDEMTSGFQPSDLVIVAARPGMGKTSFVLNIALHCGIEAGKVVGIFSLEMSKEQLFLRMLTSEARIDAHRFRGGYLGEPDYGRLAAATSRLLEAKVFIDDSPAVGILEMRAKARRLKLQHGLDMLVVDYLQLMQGRGRFDNRQQELASISRSLKILAKELHIPILALSQLSRATETRGDHRPQLSDLRESGALEQDADVVLFIFREDMYPVEGGGPPPHENTAEIIIGKQRNGPTGAVRLAFLKQHTRFENLAYGGSDGNP